From the Anguilla anguilla isolate fAngAng1 chromosome 6, fAngAng1.pri, whole genome shotgun sequence genome, one window contains:
- the LOC118229389 gene encoding uracil nucleotide/cysteinyl leukotriene receptor-like, which yields MESPATDVSTLFFNQSTESCGRETKLEDMVFGGYYIVVFLLALTGNSLALWIFSHQRGTSTPTNVFLLHLAVADLSYVVILPLRAAYHLTGGHWPFGEVACRLAGYLFYVNMYASLYFLACMAADRYLAVVHAVRSLKLRRARHAHALSSALWVLVTVSMAPLLVSRQTWETEEGGATACQQLYREKASQRALASLAVAFTPPFLATLTCYLLIIRGLRRGSRLEPALKLKALRTVGLVLLIYVVCFLPYHASRALFILGYGHPGVSCRARRGLALANRLTSSLTCLNGALDPLVYLFGAERFRGSLRSLFRRDRGRGSAATTGERKETHESSASVKSEC from the coding sequence ATGGAATCCCCTGCGACAGATGTCAGCACTCTGTTCTTCAACCAATCGACAGAGAGCTGCGGGAGGGAGACCAAGCTGGAGGACATGGTCTTCGGGGGCTACTACATCGTGGTCTTCCTCCTGGCCTTGACCGGGAACAGCCTGGCCCTGTGGATCTTCTCCCACCAGCGCGGAACGTCCACTCCCACCAACGTCTTCCTCCTGCACCTGGCCGTAGCCGACCTCTCCTACGTAGTCATCTTGCCGCTGCGAGCCGCCTACCACCTGACGGGGGGCCACTGGCCATTTGGCGAGGTGGCGTGCCGGCTGGCCGGGTACCTGTTCTACGTCAACATGTACGCCAGCCTGTACTTCCTGGCCTGCATGGCGGCGGACCGCTACCTCGCCGTGGTGCACGCCGTGAGGTCGCTGAAGCTCCGGCGGGCTCGCCACGCCCACGCGCTCAGCTCCGCCCTGTGGGTCCTGGTGACCGTCTCCATGGCGCCGCTGCTGGTCAGCCGGCAGACGTGGGAGacggaggagggcggggccacggCGTGCCAGCAGCTGTACCGGGAGAAGGCGTCGCAGCGGGCGCTGGCCTCTCTGGCGGTGGCCTTCACCCCGCCCTTCCTGGCCACGCTCACCTGCTACCTGCTGATCATCCGCGGGCTCCGGCGCGGCTCGCGCCTGGAGCCGGCGCTCAAGCTCAAGGCCCTGCGCACCGTGGGCCTGGTCCTGCTCATCTACGTGGTCTGCTTCCTGCCCTACCACGCCAGCCGCGCCCTCTTCATCCTGGGCTACGGCCACCCGGGCGTCTCCTGCCGGGCCAGGCGCGGCCTGGCGCTGGCCAACCGCCTGACCTCCTCCCTCACCTGCCTGAACGGGGCCCTGGACCCCCTGGTCTATCTGTTCGGGGCCGAGAGGTTCCGGGGGAGCCTGCGCAGCCTCTTCCGcagggacagggggcggggctccgccGCCACCACTGGGGAGCGGAAGGAAACGCACGAGAGCTCCGCTAGCGTCAAGTCTGAGTGCTGA